A stretch of the Capsicum annuum cultivar UCD-10X-F1 chromosome 8, UCD10Xv1.1, whole genome shotgun sequence genome encodes the following:
- the LOC107839013 gene encoding probable glycosyltransferase At5g03795 isoform X1, translating to MGIEVRYASFLETKKLLWLVASVFVMVLIIQYFGFPNVYVVPSLFSSIKGQVTFLDSFQSGNSSVSGNLTLASVLNTNASNIVHEGIAKTELSKTSDGTVEASNVTMIEDTEIEDKFLIQDLESNNLPTFESVGKNSSLSTLQVAHGSEFVVPTPNITSENNFVLDKTDRDDIAHRVAKNETIDANPIPTTDAPRSTVISPLTSSSQNQSSTDHSCLRNIPAVIERSDRARKIVPSISQMNYMLQQSQTSFCSMNPQWSSVVDQELLRAKDLIESAPLLQSEPGLYAPLFRNLSMFKRSYELMEQTLKIYIYAEGDRPIFHSGPLDGIYASEGWFIKLLQENKGFVTKNPKKAHLFYLPISFRLLKMTLYVPDSHNRTNIIQFLSNYVEMIAQKYRFWNRTGGADHFIVACHDWAPAATNEIMSNCIRSLCNADLRGGFQFGKDVSLPQPNMHRRTDPLAELGGKPAPKRRTLAFFAGHMHGYLRPILLKHWENRDPDMRIYGEITKASYLRQMKSSKFCICARGSQVNSPRVVEAIYYGCIPVILSDNYVPPLFETLNWESFAVFVQEKDIPNLKKILLTISDKKYKQMHGRVKRVQQHFLWHIKPSKYDVFHMILHSVWHNRVFGIRPR from the exons ATGGGAATTGAAGTTCGATATGCAAGTTTCTTGGAGACTAAAAAACTGCTCTGGCTAGTGGCATCCgtttttgttatggttttgaTCATTCAATATTTTGGATTTCCAAACGTTTATGTTGTACcctcattattttcttcaatcaaaGGTCAAGTAACCTTTTTAGACAGCTTTCAATCAGGTAATTCTAGTGTGTCAGGAAACCTGACGCTTGCTAGTGTTTTAAACACTAATGCCTCAAATATTGTTCATGAAGGAATAGCCAAAACTGAGCTGTCAAAGACAAGTGATGGAACCGTTGAAGCCTCTAATGTTACCATGATTGAGGATACTGAAATTGAAGACAAATTTCTAATTCAGGACCTAGAATCAAACAACTTGCCAACATTTGAAAGTGTAGGAAAAAATAGTAGCTTATCTACACTGCAGGTTGCTCATGGTTCTGAATTTGTTGTGCCAACACCTAATATTACatctgaaaataattttgtactAGATAAGACAGATAGAGACGACATTGCTCACAGAGTGGCAAAAAATGAAACGATCGATGCCAATCCTATACCTACAACTGATGCACCTCGGTCAACGGTTATCTCTCCTTTGACATCTTCCAGCCAGAACCAATCTTCAACAGATCATTCTTGCCTGAGGAATATTCCTGCTGTGATTGAAAGGTCTGACAGAGCAAGAAAAATTGTGCCATCAATATCTCAAATGAATTATATGCTGCAACAAAGTCAGACTTCATTTTGTTCAATG AACCCACAATGGTCCTCGGTTGTAGATCAAGAACTATTACGTGCAAAAGATCTGATCGAGAGTGCGCCTCTCTTACAGAGTGAGCCTGGATTATATGCCCCTCTATTTAGAAATCTGTCCATGTTTAAAAG GAGTTACGAATTGATGGAGCAGACTCTCAAGATTTACATTTACGCTGAAGGGGACAGACCCATATTCCATTCTGGACCTCTTGATGGAATATATGCTTCAGAGGGCTGGTTCATAAAGCTGCTGCAAGAAAACAAAGGATTTGTGactaaaaatcccaaaaaagcTCACCTATTTTATTTGCCCATTAGTTTTCGATTACTAAAGATGACATTGTACGTGCCTGATTCTCACAACcgtacaaatataatccaatttTTAAGTAACTATGTTGAAATGATTGCACAAAAGTACCGTTTCTGGAATAGAACGGGTGGAGCTGACCATTTTATTGTCGCCTGCCATGACTGG GCCCCTGCAGCGACGAATGAAATTATGAGTAATTGCATAAGATCTTTATGCAATGCTGACCTGAGAGGTGGCTTCCAGTTTGGTAAAGATGTATCTCTACCACAACCGAACATGCACCGAAGGACGGACCCTCTTGCTGAACTGGGAGGAAAGCCAGCTCCCAAACGGCGTACCCTTGCTTTCTTTGCTGGACATATGCATGGTTATCTCCGCCCTATACTGCTGAAGCACTGGGAAAACAGAGATCCTGACATGAGGATTTATGGTGAAATAACTAAGGCAAGCTATTTACGGCAGATGAAGAGCAGCAAATTCTGCATATGTGCCAGAGGTTCTCAAGTCAACTCACCTAGAGTAGTAGAAGCCATTTACTATGGGTGTATCCCGGTGATCTTATCCGATAACTATGTGCCCCCACTCTTCGAGACTCTAAACTGGGAATCTTTTGCTGTATTTGTCCAGGAGAAGGACAtcccaaatttgaaaaaaatacttCTGACAATTTCAGATAAGAAATATAAGCAGATGCATGGGAGAGTAAAGCGGGTGCAACAGCATTTTCTCTGGCACATTAAGCCTTCTAAATATGATGTTTTTCATATGATCCTCCATTCAGTTTGGCACAACCGAGTTTTTGGAATAAGACCTAGGTGA
- the LOC107839013 gene encoding probable glycosyltransferase At5g03795 isoform X2, whose protein sequence is MGIEVRYASFLETKKLLWLVASVFVMVLIIQYFGFPNVYVVPSLFSSIKGQVTFLDSFQSGIAKTELSKTSDGTVEASNVTMIEDTEIEDKFLIQDLESNNLPTFESVGKNSSLSTLQVAHGSEFVVPTPNITSENNFVLDKTDRDDIAHRVAKNETIDANPIPTTDAPRSTVISPLTSSSQNQSSTDHSCLRNIPAVIERSDRARKIVPSISQMNYMLQQSQTSFCSMNPQWSSVVDQELLRAKDLIESAPLLQSEPGLYAPLFRNLSMFKRSYELMEQTLKIYIYAEGDRPIFHSGPLDGIYASEGWFIKLLQENKGFVTKNPKKAHLFYLPISFRLLKMTLYVPDSHNRTNIIQFLSNYVEMIAQKYRFWNRTGGADHFIVACHDWAPAATNEIMSNCIRSLCNADLRGGFQFGKDVSLPQPNMHRRTDPLAELGGKPAPKRRTLAFFAGHMHGYLRPILLKHWENRDPDMRIYGEITKASYLRQMKSSKFCICARGSQVNSPRVVEAIYYGCIPVILSDNYVPPLFETLNWESFAVFVQEKDIPNLKKILLTISDKKYKQMHGRVKRVQQHFLWHIKPSKYDVFHMILHSVWHNRVFGIRPR, encoded by the exons ATGGGAATTGAAGTTCGATATGCAAGTTTCTTGGAGACTAAAAAACTGCTCTGGCTAGTGGCATCCgtttttgttatggttttgaTCATTCAATATTTTGGATTTCCAAACGTTTATGTTGTACcctcattattttcttcaatcaaaGGTCAAGTAACCTTTTTAGACAGCTTTCAATCAG GAATAGCCAAAACTGAGCTGTCAAAGACAAGTGATGGAACCGTTGAAGCCTCTAATGTTACCATGATTGAGGATACTGAAATTGAAGACAAATTTCTAATTCAGGACCTAGAATCAAACAACTTGCCAACATTTGAAAGTGTAGGAAAAAATAGTAGCTTATCTACACTGCAGGTTGCTCATGGTTCTGAATTTGTTGTGCCAACACCTAATATTACatctgaaaataattttgtactAGATAAGACAGATAGAGACGACATTGCTCACAGAGTGGCAAAAAATGAAACGATCGATGCCAATCCTATACCTACAACTGATGCACCTCGGTCAACGGTTATCTCTCCTTTGACATCTTCCAGCCAGAACCAATCTTCAACAGATCATTCTTGCCTGAGGAATATTCCTGCTGTGATTGAAAGGTCTGACAGAGCAAGAAAAATTGTGCCATCAATATCTCAAATGAATTATATGCTGCAACAAAGTCAGACTTCATTTTGTTCAATG AACCCACAATGGTCCTCGGTTGTAGATCAAGAACTATTACGTGCAAAAGATCTGATCGAGAGTGCGCCTCTCTTACAGAGTGAGCCTGGATTATATGCCCCTCTATTTAGAAATCTGTCCATGTTTAAAAG GAGTTACGAATTGATGGAGCAGACTCTCAAGATTTACATTTACGCTGAAGGGGACAGACCCATATTCCATTCTGGACCTCTTGATGGAATATATGCTTCAGAGGGCTGGTTCATAAAGCTGCTGCAAGAAAACAAAGGATTTGTGactaaaaatcccaaaaaagcTCACCTATTTTATTTGCCCATTAGTTTTCGATTACTAAAGATGACATTGTACGTGCCTGATTCTCACAACcgtacaaatataatccaatttTTAAGTAACTATGTTGAAATGATTGCACAAAAGTACCGTTTCTGGAATAGAACGGGTGGAGCTGACCATTTTATTGTCGCCTGCCATGACTGG GCCCCTGCAGCGACGAATGAAATTATGAGTAATTGCATAAGATCTTTATGCAATGCTGACCTGAGAGGTGGCTTCCAGTTTGGTAAAGATGTATCTCTACCACAACCGAACATGCACCGAAGGACGGACCCTCTTGCTGAACTGGGAGGAAAGCCAGCTCCCAAACGGCGTACCCTTGCTTTCTTTGCTGGACATATGCATGGTTATCTCCGCCCTATACTGCTGAAGCACTGGGAAAACAGAGATCCTGACATGAGGATTTATGGTGAAATAACTAAGGCAAGCTATTTACGGCAGATGAAGAGCAGCAAATTCTGCATATGTGCCAGAGGTTCTCAAGTCAACTCACCTAGAGTAGTAGAAGCCATTTACTATGGGTGTATCCCGGTGATCTTATCCGATAACTATGTGCCCCCACTCTTCGAGACTCTAAACTGGGAATCTTTTGCTGTATTTGTCCAGGAGAAGGACAtcccaaatttgaaaaaaatacttCTGACAATTTCAGATAAGAAATATAAGCAGATGCATGGGAGAGTAAAGCGGGTGCAACAGCATTTTCTCTGGCACATTAAGCCTTCTAAATATGATGTTTTTCATATGATCCTCCATTCAGTTTGGCACAACCGAGTTTTTGGAATAAGACCTAGGTGA
- the LOC107839013 gene encoding probable glycosyltransferase At5g03795 isoform X3 → MIEDTEIEDKFLIQDLESNNLPTFESVGKNSSLSTLQVAHGSEFVVPTPNITSENNFVLDKTDRDDIAHRVAKNETIDANPIPTTDAPRSTVISPLTSSSQNQSSTDHSCLRNIPAVIERSDRARKIVPSISQMNYMLQQSQTSFCSMNPQWSSVVDQELLRAKDLIESAPLLQSEPGLYAPLFRNLSMFKRSYELMEQTLKIYIYAEGDRPIFHSGPLDGIYASEGWFIKLLQENKGFVTKNPKKAHLFYLPISFRLLKMTLYVPDSHNRTNIIQFLSNYVEMIAQKYRFWNRTGGADHFIVACHDWAPAATNEIMSNCIRSLCNADLRGGFQFGKDVSLPQPNMHRRTDPLAELGGKPAPKRRTLAFFAGHMHGYLRPILLKHWENRDPDMRIYGEITKASYLRQMKSSKFCICARGSQVNSPRVVEAIYYGCIPVILSDNYVPPLFETLNWESFAVFVQEKDIPNLKKILLTISDKKYKQMHGRVKRVQQHFLWHIKPSKYDVFHMILHSVWHNRVFGIRPR, encoded by the exons ATGATTGAGGATACTGAAATTGAAGACAAATTTCTAATTCAGGACCTAGAATCAAACAACTTGCCAACATTTGAAAGTGTAGGAAAAAATAGTAGCTTATCTACACTGCAGGTTGCTCATGGTTCTGAATTTGTTGTGCCAACACCTAATATTACatctgaaaataattttgtactAGATAAGACAGATAGAGACGACATTGCTCACAGAGTGGCAAAAAATGAAACGATCGATGCCAATCCTATACCTACAACTGATGCACCTCGGTCAACGGTTATCTCTCCTTTGACATCTTCCAGCCAGAACCAATCTTCAACAGATCATTCTTGCCTGAGGAATATTCCTGCTGTGATTGAAAGGTCTGACAGAGCAAGAAAAATTGTGCCATCAATATCTCAAATGAATTATATGCTGCAACAAAGTCAGACTTCATTTTGTTCAATG AACCCACAATGGTCCTCGGTTGTAGATCAAGAACTATTACGTGCAAAAGATCTGATCGAGAGTGCGCCTCTCTTACAGAGTGAGCCTGGATTATATGCCCCTCTATTTAGAAATCTGTCCATGTTTAAAAG GAGTTACGAATTGATGGAGCAGACTCTCAAGATTTACATTTACGCTGAAGGGGACAGACCCATATTCCATTCTGGACCTCTTGATGGAATATATGCTTCAGAGGGCTGGTTCATAAAGCTGCTGCAAGAAAACAAAGGATTTGTGactaaaaatcccaaaaaagcTCACCTATTTTATTTGCCCATTAGTTTTCGATTACTAAAGATGACATTGTACGTGCCTGATTCTCACAACcgtacaaatataatccaatttTTAAGTAACTATGTTGAAATGATTGCACAAAAGTACCGTTTCTGGAATAGAACGGGTGGAGCTGACCATTTTATTGTCGCCTGCCATGACTGG GCCCCTGCAGCGACGAATGAAATTATGAGTAATTGCATAAGATCTTTATGCAATGCTGACCTGAGAGGTGGCTTCCAGTTTGGTAAAGATGTATCTCTACCACAACCGAACATGCACCGAAGGACGGACCCTCTTGCTGAACTGGGAGGAAAGCCAGCTCCCAAACGGCGTACCCTTGCTTTCTTTGCTGGACATATGCATGGTTATCTCCGCCCTATACTGCTGAAGCACTGGGAAAACAGAGATCCTGACATGAGGATTTATGGTGAAATAACTAAGGCAAGCTATTTACGGCAGATGAAGAGCAGCAAATTCTGCATATGTGCCAGAGGTTCTCAAGTCAACTCACCTAGAGTAGTAGAAGCCATTTACTATGGGTGTATCCCGGTGATCTTATCCGATAACTATGTGCCCCCACTCTTCGAGACTCTAAACTGGGAATCTTTTGCTGTATTTGTCCAGGAGAAGGACAtcccaaatttgaaaaaaatacttCTGACAATTTCAGATAAGAAATATAAGCAGATGCATGGGAGAGTAAAGCGGGTGCAACAGCATTTTCTCTGGCACATTAAGCCTTCTAAATATGATGTTTTTCATATGATCCTCCATTCAGTTTGGCACAACCGAGTTTTTGGAATAAGACCTAGGTGA
- the LOC107839014 gene encoding uncharacterized protein LOC107839014 yields MLGSYPGYIDRLFFIMICLSGIYAPFLKKFSSIESYQSFLDPPSSACPCQACHMRFQSKCSLERNMRHGCYQSLIHEVHPVANMHRSILHKYFEDFVQPGCKSHMAKH; encoded by the exons ATGCTAGGCAGTTATCCTGGCTATATTGACAGGCTATTCTTCATCAT GATTTGTTTAAGTGGCATATATGCACCGTTTTTAAAGAAGTTTTCCAGCATAGAATCCTATCAGTCCTTCCTCGACCCACCCTCATCTGCATGCCCATGTCAGGCGTGTCACATGCGCTTCCAATCCAAATGTTCGCTTGAAAG GAATATGAGGCATGGATGTTACCAAAGTCTCATCCATGAGGTTCATCCTGTCGCTAACATGCACAGATCTATTCTACACAAATATTTTGAAGATTTTGTTCAACCAGGCTGCAAGAGTCACATGGCAAAACATTGA